The Pantoea phytobeneficialis genome has a segment encoding these proteins:
- a CDS encoding PLP-dependent aminotransferase family protein — translation MRSLLGDLLFQRLNQLSGGPLAKRLYDVLQGAIQEGAIATGVRLPASRDLARELSVSRNTVLAAYEKLQSEGYLETRTGSGTFVTLVLPEESPEVAPAPAIKPRAMSNIRLSRRGTRLLSQSGAGAFQWGAFMPGVPDVSYMPHDIWRKIQLRISRRLPVESLSYANHGGCVELQQALAEYLRVIRSVNCTAEQVLVTAGTHQSLDLLAKMLCDPGDSALVEEPGYWGIRNVLAVNGIELIPTEVDEQGLVLPPEQSDRPAPRLICVTPSHQYPLGAVMSLQRRHELLNRAKSTGSWVVEDDYDGEFRFAGSPIPALQGLSPDAPVIYLGTFSKTLYPGIRLSYMVVPKPLAARMKMAHSELYRGGYGLVQLTLAEFIREGHYAAHVRRMRQIYSRRRAALVALISETLGASWVVHHSNAGLHLILGLPESIDDVAFSAELEQNGVLTRPLSSYYQRGTLRRGLLLGYACVDEAQMATAFAPILQRLQHHLKTTPVAQ, via the coding sequence TTGCGCAGCTTACTGGGTGACCTGCTGTTTCAGCGTTTAAATCAGCTTTCCGGCGGCCCGTTGGCGAAGCGCCTGTACGATGTGTTGCAGGGGGCGATTCAGGAAGGGGCCATTGCCACCGGCGTGCGTTTACCCGCCAGCCGTGACCTGGCGCGCGAGCTGTCGGTATCACGTAATACCGTGCTGGCGGCCTATGAAAAACTGCAATCTGAAGGGTATCTGGAGACGCGAACCGGAAGTGGTACCTTCGTCACCCTTGTGTTGCCTGAAGAGAGCCCGGAAGTGGCACCTGCACCCGCCATCAAACCGCGTGCGATGAGCAACATCCGCTTGTCACGGCGCGGTACGCGGCTGCTGTCGCAAAGTGGGGCCGGGGCGTTCCAGTGGGGGGCGTTTATGCCGGGGGTGCCGGATGTCAGCTACATGCCACACGACATCTGGCGCAAAATCCAGTTGCGTATCAGCCGTCGTCTGCCGGTGGAATCCCTGAGCTACGCCAACCACGGTGGTTGCGTTGAGCTGCAACAGGCGTTGGCTGAGTACCTGCGGGTGATCCGTTCGGTCAACTGCACGGCAGAGCAGGTGCTGGTGACAGCCGGGACGCATCAGTCGCTCGATTTGCTGGCGAAGATGCTGTGCGATCCCGGCGATAGCGCGCTGGTGGAAGAACCGGGCTATTGGGGCATTCGCAATGTGCTGGCGGTTAACGGTATCGAGCTGATCCCCACCGAGGTGGACGAGCAGGGGTTGGTGCTGCCGCCGGAGCAGAGTGACCGACCTGCTCCGCGCCTGATTTGCGTGACGCCATCGCACCAGTATCCGCTTGGGGCGGTGATGAGCCTGCAACGCCGGCATGAGTTATTAAATCGCGCCAAAAGTACCGGTAGCTGGGTGGTTGAGGATGATTACGACGGCGAGTTTCGCTTTGCGGGTAGCCCGATTCCTGCGCTTCAGGGGTTGTCCCCGGATGCGCCGGTGATTTATCTCGGTACTTTCAGCAAGACGCTCTATCCGGGTATCCGCCTGAGTTACATGGTGGTCCCTAAACCGCTGGCGGCCCGCATGAAAATGGCCCATTCGGAGTTGTATCGTGGCGGCTACGGTCTGGTGCAACTGACGCTGGCGGAGTTTATTCGCGAAGGGCATTACGCTGCGCACGTCAGGCGCATGCGGCAGATTTACAGTCGCCGCCGCGCGGCGCTGGTGGCGTTGATCAGCGAAACGCTGGGCGCGTCCTGGGTGGTGCATCACAGCAACGCCGGACTGCACCTGATTCTCGGATTGCCGGAAAGTATCGACGATGTGGCCTTCAGCGCGGAGTTGGAGCAGAACGGCGTGTTAACGCGCCCGTTGTCGTCGTATTACCAGCGCGGCACGCTGCGTCGCGGGTTGCTGCTGGGCTACGCCTGTGTCGACGAAGCGCAGATGGCCACCGCCTTCGCGCCGATTCTGCAACGGTTGCAACATCACCTTAAAACCACGCCTGTTGCTCAGTGA
- a CDS encoding 4-aminobutyrate--2-oxoglutarate transaminase: MSNSELQARRLNATPRGVGVMCDFYAVKAENATLWDHQGREYTDFSAGIAVLNTGHRHPKVMAAVKQQLDCFTHTAFQVIPYENYISLAERLNERVPVAGPAKTTFFSTGAEAVENAVKIARAATGRPGIIAFTGAFHGRTHMTMTLTGKVVPYKTGFGPFASSVFHARYPNALHGHSVAAALESLEAIFKCDISPQQVAAIIFEPIQGEGGFNVAPPEFVSALRKLCDQHGILLIADEIQSGFARTGKLFACEYYDVKPDLITMAKSLAGGMPLSAVAGRAEVMDAPQPGGLGGTYAGSPPAIAAAHAVLDVIDEEQLCQRANQLGAKLTETLQGAGCRALVDVRGRGSMIAAEFNDAAGKPSADIARSIQQQALAQGLILLTCGVYGNVIRFLYPLTIPDAQFDSALQLLTGILAKH; encoded by the coding sequence ATGAGTAACAGCGAATTACAGGCACGTCGTTTAAACGCCACCCCGCGTGGGGTCGGTGTGATGTGCGATTTCTATGCCGTGAAAGCGGAAAACGCCACGCTCTGGGATCATCAGGGCCGCGAATACACCGATTTCAGCGCTGGCATCGCGGTGCTGAACACCGGTCATCGCCATCCTAAAGTGATGGCAGCAGTGAAGCAGCAACTGGATTGCTTCACTCACACCGCATTCCAGGTCATCCCGTACGAGAATTACATCAGCCTGGCCGAGCGTTTGAACGAACGTGTACCGGTGGCCGGTCCAGCCAAAACCACGTTCTTCTCCACCGGCGCAGAAGCGGTGGAAAACGCGGTGAAGATTGCCCGTGCGGCCACCGGACGTCCGGGTATCATCGCCTTCACCGGTGCGTTTCATGGCCGAACCCATATGACCATGACCCTGACCGGCAAAGTGGTGCCTTACAAAACCGGTTTCGGCCCGTTTGCCAGCTCGGTATTCCACGCCCGCTATCCCAACGCACTGCATGGCCACAGCGTTGCCGCAGCACTGGAAAGCCTCGAAGCGATTTTCAAATGCGATATCAGCCCACAGCAGGTAGCGGCAATTATTTTCGAACCGATTCAGGGCGAAGGCGGCTTCAACGTCGCGCCGCCAGAGTTTGTCAGCGCGCTGCGCAAGCTGTGTGACCAGCACGGAATTCTGCTGATTGCCGACGAGATTCAGAGCGGGTTTGCCCGCACCGGTAAACTGTTCGCCTGTGAATACTACGACGTCAAACCCGATCTGATCACCATGGCGAAGAGCCTGGCAGGCGGCATGCCGCTGTCAGCGGTGGCCGGTCGCGCCGAAGTGATGGATGCCCCGCAACCGGGTGGTCTGGGCGGCACCTACGCCGGTAGCCCACCAGCAATTGCTGCGGCACACGCGGTGCTCGATGTTATCGATGAAGAACAGCTGTGCCAGCGTGCCAATCAGCTCGGCGCAAAACTTACCGAAACCTTACAGGGTGCCGGTTGTCGCGCACTGGTTGACGTACGTGGCCGTGGTTCGATGATCGCCGCAGAATTTAACGATGCGGCTGGCAAGCCGTCTGCCGATATCGCCCGTTCCATCCAGCAACAGGCGCTGGCTCAAGGGTTGATTCTGCTGACCTGCGGTGTATACGGCAACGTGATCCGCTTCCTCTATCCGCTCACCATTCCGGACGCGCAGTTCGACAGCGCCTTGCAACTGCTGACCGGCATTCTGGCAAAACACTAA
- a CDS encoding ABC transporter substrate-binding protein, giving the protein MVKKLAVLIFATIALQAQAETLTVISFGGTNKDAQDKAFYKPFTAAGLGTIDAGEYNGEMARIRAMVETKQVGWDVVELETPELLRGCEEGLFETLDWNKLGKKSDFIPGSVSECGAGIFVWSTVLTYDADKLKTAPTSWADFWDVKKFPGKRALRKSAKYTLEIALMADGVKREDVYKVLATPAGVDRAFKKLDELKPNIQWWESGAQPLQWLVSGDVVMASAYNGRVGTAQAEGHNFKIVWDGGLYDLDNWAIVKGSQHKALAEKFIAFANQPENQKVYAENIPYGPTNIKAGSLLEPARLKQLPTAPDNLAKSVQVDANFWLEHGEELEQRFNSWAAK; this is encoded by the coding sequence ATGGTTAAAAAGTTAGCTGTACTCATTTTCGCTACCATAGCACTGCAAGCACAGGCAGAAACCCTGACTGTGATCTCTTTTGGTGGCACCAATAAAGACGCCCAGGACAAAGCATTCTATAAACCGTTCACTGCCGCTGGCCTTGGCACCATTGACGCGGGCGAGTACAACGGCGAGATGGCACGTATCCGCGCGATGGTTGAAACCAAACAGGTTGGCTGGGATGTGGTGGAGCTGGAAACGCCGGAACTGCTGCGCGGTTGCGAGGAAGGGCTGTTCGAAACTCTCGACTGGAACAAGCTGGGGAAAAAAAGTGATTTTATTCCCGGTAGCGTGAGCGAATGCGGTGCCGGGATTTTTGTCTGGTCGACCGTACTGACCTATGACGCCGACAAACTGAAAACCGCCCCGACCAGCTGGGCTGACTTCTGGGATGTGAAGAAATTCCCGGGTAAACGCGCGCTGCGTAAGAGCGCCAAATATACCCTTGAAATCGCGCTGATGGCCGATGGCGTGAAGCGTGAAGATGTCTACAAAGTGCTGGCGACCCCGGCCGGTGTTGATCGTGCCTTCAAAAAACTGGATGAGCTGAAACCGAATATTCAGTGGTGGGAATCCGGTGCGCAGCCGCTGCAATGGCTGGTATCGGGCGACGTGGTGATGGCTTCCGCTTACAACGGCCGCGTTGGTACCGCGCAGGCTGAAGGTCACAACTTCAAAATCGTCTGGGACGGCGGCCTGTATGACCTGGACAACTGGGCCATCGTCAAAGGTTCGCAACATAAGGCACTGGCGGAAAAGTTTATCGCCTTTGCTAACCAGCCGGAAAACCAGAAAGTCTATGCCGAAAATATCCCTTACGGTCCGACCAATATTAAAGCCGGATCGCTGCTTGAACCTGCCCGTCTGAAGCAACTGCCAACCGCGCCGGATAACCTGGCGAAATCGGTACAGGTAGATGCCAATTTCTGGCTGGAGCATGGCGAAGAGCTGGAACAGCGCTTTAACAGCTGGGCCGCGAAGTAA